The following are encoded together in the Equus quagga isolate Etosha38 chromosome 15, UCLA_HA_Equagga_1.0, whole genome shotgun sequence genome:
- the MRPL14 gene encoding 39S ribosomal protein L14, mitochondrial isoform X4: MTRVRVVDNSALGNTPYHRPPRCIHVYNKNGVGKVGDRILLAIKGQKKKALIVGHRMPGPRMTPRFDSNNVVLIEDNGNPVGTRIKTPIPTSLRQREGEFSKVLAIAQNFV, from the coding sequence ATGACGCGGGTGCGTGTGGTAGACAACAGTGCCCTGGGGAACACCCCATACCATCGCCCTCCTCGTTGCATCCACGTCTATAACAAGAATGGGGTTGGCAAGGTGGGTGACCGGATACTGCTGGCCATCAAGGGACAGAAGAAAAAGGCGCTCATTGTGGGGCATCGCATGCCTGGTCCTCGGATGACCCCGAGGTTTGACTCCAACAACGTGGTCCTCATTGAGGACAATGGCAACCCTGTGGGGACCCGAATTAAGACACCCATCCCTACCAGCCTACGCCAGAGGGAAGGCGAGTTTTCCAAGGTGCTGGCCATTGCGCAGAACTTTGTGTGA
- the MRPL14 gene encoding 39S ribosomal protein L14, mitochondrial isoform X1: protein MSGSPGSRGFPGFSFHQRLRLSGIKTGKRDLPSWDPMAFFTGLWGPLTHVSRVLSQRCFSTTGSLSAIQKMTRVRVVDNSALGNTPYHRPPRCIHVYNKNGVGKVGDRILLAIKGQKKKALIVGHRMPGPRMTPRFDSNNVVLIEDNGNPVGTRIKTPIPTSLRQREGEFSKVLAIAQNFV, encoded by the exons ATGAGTGGCTCCCCCGGTTCCAGGGGGTTCCCTGGTTTCTCATTTCACCAGAGGCTGCGTCTGTCGGGAATTAAGACTGgaaagagg GATTTGCCATCTTGGGATCCCATGGCTTTCTTTACTGGGCTCTGGGGCCCCCTTACCCATGTAAGCAGAGTACTCAGCCAGCGCTGTTTCAG CACCACTGGGAGCCTCAGTGCAATTCAGAAGATGACGCGGGTGCGTGTGGTAGACAACAGTGCCCTGGGGAACACCCCATACCATCGCCCTCCTCGTTGCATCCACGTCTATAACAAGAATGGGGTTGGCAAGGTGGGTGACCGGATACTGCTGGCCATCAAGGGACAGAAGAAAAAGGCGCTCATTGTGGGGCATCGCATGCCTGGTCCTCGGATGACCCCGAGGTTTGACTCCAACAACGTGGTCCTCATTGAGGACAATGGCAACCCTGTGGGGACCCGAATTAAGACACCCATCCCTACCAGCCTACGCCAGAGGGAAGGCGAGTTTTCCAAGGTGCTGGCCATTGCGCAGAACTTTGTGTGA
- the MRPL14 gene encoding 39S ribosomal protein L14, mitochondrial isoform X3 has protein sequence MAFFTGLWGPLTHVSRVLSQRCFSTTGSLSAIQKMTRVRVVDNSALGNTPYHRPPRCIHVYNKNGVGKVGDRILLAIKGQKKKALIVGHRMPGPRMTPRFDSNNVVLIEDNGNPVGTRIKTPIPTSLRQREGEFSKVLAIAQNFV, from the exons ATGGCTTTCTTTACTGGGCTCTGGGGCCCCCTTACCCATGTAAGCAGAGTACTCAGCCAGCGCTGTTTCAG CACCACTGGGAGCCTCAGTGCAATTCAGAAGATGACGCGGGTGCGTGTGGTAGACAACAGTGCCCTGGGGAACACCCCATACCATCGCCCTCCTCGTTGCATCCACGTCTATAACAAGAATGGGGTTGGCAAGGTGGGTGACCGGATACTGCTGGCCATCAAGGGACAGAAGAAAAAGGCGCTCATTGTGGGGCATCGCATGCCTGGTCCTCGGATGACCCCGAGGTTTGACTCCAACAACGTGGTCCTCATTGAGGACAATGGCAACCCTGTGGGGACCCGAATTAAGACACCCATCCCTACCAGCCTACGCCAGAGGGAAGGCGAGTTTTCCAAGGTGCTGGCCATTGCGCAGAACTTTGTGTGA
- the MRPL14 gene encoding 39S ribosomal protein L14, mitochondrial isoform X2, which translates to MVFHPVCQDLPSWDPMAFFTGLWGPLTHVSRVLSQRCFSTTGSLSAIQKMTRVRVVDNSALGNTPYHRPPRCIHVYNKNGVGKVGDRILLAIKGQKKKALIVGHRMPGPRMTPRFDSNNVVLIEDNGNPVGTRIKTPIPTSLRQREGEFSKVLAIAQNFV; encoded by the exons ATGGTCTTCCATCCTGTGTGTCAG GATTTGCCATCTTGGGATCCCATGGCTTTCTTTACTGGGCTCTGGGGCCCCCTTACCCATGTAAGCAGAGTACTCAGCCAGCGCTGTTTCAG CACCACTGGGAGCCTCAGTGCAATTCAGAAGATGACGCGGGTGCGTGTGGTAGACAACAGTGCCCTGGGGAACACCCCATACCATCGCCCTCCTCGTTGCATCCACGTCTATAACAAGAATGGGGTTGGCAAGGTGGGTGACCGGATACTGCTGGCCATCAAGGGACAGAAGAAAAAGGCGCTCATTGTGGGGCATCGCATGCCTGGTCCTCGGATGACCCCGAGGTTTGACTCCAACAACGTGGTCCTCATTGAGGACAATGGCAACCCTGTGGGGACCCGAATTAAGACACCCATCCCTACCAGCCTACGCCAGAGGGAAGGCGAGTTTTCCAAGGTGCTGGCCATTGCGCAGAACTTTGTGTGA